GTGATGTCGCCTCCGTGACGGAACATTCACGCAGAGCGGACACCGCCGGTCGGTCGTCCGGTCTCGATCAGGTCTCAGCGGTACCATCGGCTCAGACCATGACGACCGCACGACCCCTGGAGGGCACCATCTCCGCTGACACGTCTCAGAGTTGGGCGTACGCCGAAGACTTCATCGACGAGGACGACGTCCTGCTGCGCGCCCGCGAGAGAGCCGCGCAGCTGGGCTGCTCGTCGATCCTGCCCGGCGCTGGTGCTGCGCTCAGCGTCCTGGCTGCAGCGGTGGCCGCCCGCTCCGTGGTCGAGATCGGGACGGGGACGGGTGTCGCGAGCCTCTACCTCCTGCGCGGGATGCAGCCCGACGGCGTCCTCACCACCATCGACATCGAGATGGAGCACCAGCGTGCTGCGAAAGAGGCGCTCGTCGAGGCAGGCATCCGGCTGACACGTGCCCGGGCGATCTCTGGCCGCGCGCTGGACGTCCTGCCCCGCCTGACCGACGGAGCCTACGATCTCGTGCTCATCGGTGCCGACACGGAGAGCTACCCCGCCTACGTCGAGCAGGCACTGCGGCTGCTGCGGCCCGGCGGCGTCCTCGTGGTCGACGATGCCCTCTGGCACGGGCAGGTCGCCGACCCCGCACGCCGTGACGCGATGACGACGACCGTACGAGACGTCGGCCGTCACCTCCGTGACGACGACCGGGTCGTCACGGCGCTGCTGACCTCAGGGACCGGCCTGCTCGTCGCTGTCCGCCGCTGACCCGCTGCCCGCGAACACGTCGCGCGGGCGGCGGCCAGCACGAGTCAGCGCAGCTTCTCGAGGAACCGCAGGACGAGGCGCGCACCGTAGCCGGTCGCGCCCTTGGGCACCTCGTGCGCCGTCGTCGTCGAGCGTGCCGGCCCGGCGATGTCCAGGTGCACCCACCGGCGCTCCCCCGCGAACTCTCGGAGGAAGAGCGCCGCGGTGATCGACCCGCCGCCAGGCGCGTCGATCGGTACGTGGCGCAGGTCCGCGACGGTCGATCTCAGCGCCGACCGGTACTCCTCCACCAGCGGCATGTGCCAGACCTTCTCCCCGCTCACCTGAGCCGCGGCCTCGAACCCGGCGAGAAGCCGCTCGTCCGCCGAGTACAGCGCGCCGTGCCCGCGGCCGAGACCTTGGCTCGCAGCCCCGGTGAGCGTCGCGACGTCGATGAGGATGTCCGGGTCGAGCGAGTCGTCTGCGTACGCCATCGCGTCCGCGAGAACGAGCCGGCCCTCGGCGTCGGTGTTCGCCACCTCGACGGTCGTTCCTCCACGGAGCGTGAGGACGTCACCGGGACGGTAGGAGCTGGCTCCGAAGTGGTTCTCAGCGAGCGGCAGGACTGCCGTCACCCGGTGCTTGGAGCGTGCACGCGACGCACCGACGACGACGGCGAGTGCGACCGCCGCTCCCGCCATGTCGGTCTTCATCGGGATCATCGCCTCACGAGGCTTGATCGAGAGCCCACCGGTGTCGAAGGTGATGCCCTTGCCGACGACCACGACGTGCTTCGACCCGCGGGCGGGCTCCTCCTCGAACGGCGTATAGGTGACGGTCACGAGCCGCGGCCCGTCGACCGATCCGCTGCCGACGGCGAGCAGGCCGCCGAACCCTTCAGCGGTCAGCTCCTCGGGACCGCGGACCGACAACTCGAGCCCTTCCGCGTCAGCCAGCTCGGTGACGCGACGCGTGAACCACTCGGGCGTCTTGATGTTCGACGGGACGGACGTGAGGTCGCGGACGAGCCACGTGGCCCACGCGCTGCGCGACGCTGCCTCGACCACGCTCTCGGGAGTCGAGCCGAGGAGGACGAGCTGGTGTGCGGGGCGCGGCCCTGCGCCGGAGCGCGAGAGAGCGGGCTGCCGGTAGGCGCCGAGGAGATACCCCTCGACGAAGCCGCGCGCAGTCTCTGTCTGCGTGCCCGCTGCGACCGTCGTGACGACCCGACCGAGCCCCACCGTCGCGCGTGCGAGTGCCGCGCCTGCTCGGCGCAGGTCTTGCGCCGAGCCGTGCCCGGTCCCCACGAAGATGATGCGGTGAGGCAGGTCTGACCACGGGAGCGGACCGACGGCTCGGCCGTGGGAGCGAGGGAGGTCGACCGTGTGGCTCGTGCCGGCCGCACCTGTGAACGACGCACGCTCAGCGAGCTCAGCAAGGTCGATGCCGTACCGCGCCGAGGCGTCTACGGCACCTGCACGAGGCTGGAGCTCGTCGTCCCCTTCGACGGGCGCGCCGACTGCCACAGCGATGGCATCGACGTCACCGTCTTCGAGGAAGACACACTGTGCGATCCGGCCGCGAGAGACCACGACCTCAGGGACATCACGCCCGATCGCGGCTGTCGCAGCGTCACCGACCGAGGCTCGAACAGTCCGAGGAGGCAACGTCAGCCCACGACCGCTTTGAGCGCCTCGCCCAATTCGCTCGCCTCGACCGCGTTGAGCTCGACAACCAGACGGCCGCCACCCTCGAGGGGGACGCGCATGACGATGCCGCGCCCTTCTTTGGTGACCTCAAGTGGGCCATCACCCGTCCGTGGCTTCATCGCAGCCATTGGTGGCTCTCCATTTCCGTCGATACCGCCGATAGTCTTCGATGAATATTCTAGTTCACCCCAGGTGTTGCTCGTGCCGCACATAGAGCGCCCGCAAATACACAATTCACGCGGGGCAATGGAGGCGGACGGCGCTGCGCGCCTCGGCCCTCCACGGTGGGTGTCAGGCGGTGCGGGTTCCCAGGACCCAGACCCGTCGGCGCAGGTACACACCCGTGCCCAGAAGGATCAGCGCGACCGCCACGACACCACCGATCGTGGCACCCGTGAGAGCCAACACG
This sequence is a window from Sanguibacter antarcticus. Protein-coding genes within it:
- a CDS encoding O-methyltransferase, encoding MSADTSQSWAYAEDFIDEDDVLLRARERAAQLGCSSILPGAGAALSVLAAAVAARSVVEIGTGTGVASLYLLRGMQPDGVLTTIDIEMEHQRAAKEALVEAGIRLTRARAISGRALDVLPRLTDGAYDLVLIGADTESYPAYVEQALRLLRPGGVLVVDDALWHGQVADPARRDAMTTTVRDVGRHLRDDDRVVTALLTSGTGLLVAVRR
- a CDS encoding leucyl aminopeptidase family protein, which encodes MVSRGRIAQCVFLEDGDVDAIAVAVGAPVEGDDELQPRAGAVDASARYGIDLAELAERASFTGAAGTSHTVDLPRSHGRAVGPLPWSDLPHRIIFVGTGHGSAQDLRRAGAALARATVGLGRVVTTVAAGTQTETARGFVEGYLLGAYRQPALSRSGAGPRPAHQLVLLGSTPESVVEAASRSAWATWLVRDLTSVPSNIKTPEWFTRRVTELADAEGLELSVRGPEELTAEGFGGLLAVGSGSVDGPRLVTVTYTPFEEEPARGSKHVVVVGKGITFDTGGLSIKPREAMIPMKTDMAGAAVALAVVVGASRARSKHRVTAVLPLAENHFGASSYRPGDVLTLRGGTTVEVANTDAEGRLVLADAMAYADDSLDPDILIDVATLTGAASQGLGRGHGALYSADERLLAGFEAAAQVSGEKVWHMPLVEEYRSALRSTVADLRHVPIDAPGGGSITAALFLREFAGERRWVHLDIAGPARSTTTAHEVPKGATGYGARLVLRFLEKLR
- a CDS encoding DUF3117 domain-containing protein; translated protein: MAAMKPRTGDGPLEVTKEGRGIVMRVPLEGGGRLVVELNAVEASELGEALKAVVG